A DNA window from Salvelinus fontinalis isolate EN_2023a chromosome 28, ASM2944872v1, whole genome shotgun sequence contains the following coding sequences:
- the LOC129826338 gene encoding vacuolar protein sorting-associated protein 33A isoform X2 — translation MSSGQHPRGSEDKMHSPRDFHILFVPRRSMLCEQRLKEQGVLGSFINIDEYILDLIPYDGDLLSMESEGAFRECYLESDQTSLYHTAKGLMTLQALYGTIPQIFGKGECARHVANMMLRMKREFAGSQTQILPVFDSLLLLDRNIDLLTPLATQLTYEGLIDEVYGITNGYVKLPPEKFAAQKKQGEVGKDLPTEPKKMQLNSAEELYAEIRDKNFNAIGAALSKKAKIISAAFEERHNAKTVGEIKQFVSQLPHMQAARSSLANHTSIAELIKDITTSEAFFDNLTVEQEFMTGVDTDKVNTYIEDCIAQKDPLIKILRLVCMQSVCNNGLKQKILDYYKREILQTYGYEHMLTLNNLEKTGLLKPQTSTRNNYPTIRKTLKLWMEDANEQNPNDISYVYSGYAPLSIRLTQVLARPGWRSIEEVLKMLPGPHFEERQQLPAGLHKKRQQGENRTTLVFFLGGVTYAEIAALRFLSQMEDGGTEYIIATTKLINGTSWIKSLMDRPEAP, via the exons ATGTCATCAGGTCAGCATCCCAGGGGGAG TGAGGATAAGATGCATTCCCCACGTGACTTCCACATCCTGTTTGTGCCCCGGCGGAGCATGCTCTGTGAGCAGCGGTTGAAGGAGCAGGGGGTCTTGGGCTCGTTCATCAACATAGACGAGTACATCCTAGACCTCATCCCTTATGATGGAGACTTGCTCTCCATGGAGTCTGAGGGGGCCTTCAGG GAATGCTATCTAGAAAGTGACCAGACAAGTCTGTACCACACCGCCAAGGGCCTTATGACTCTCCAGGCTCTGTATGGGACCATCCCCCAGATATTTGGGAAAGGGGAGTGTGCACGG CATGTAGCTAATATGATGCTTAGGATGAAGAGGGAGTTTGCTGGCAGTCAGACTCAGATCCTGCCTGTGTTCGACTCACTGCTGCTGCTGGACCGCAACATAGACCTGCTTACCCCTCTGGCCACACAGCTCACCTATGAGGGCCTCATTGACGAAGTTTATGGAATCACCAACG GTTATGTGAAGTTGCCTCCGGAGAAGTTTGCTGCCCAAAAGAAGCAGGGTGAGGTGGGTAAAGACCTGCCCACGGAGCCCAAGAAGATGCAGCTCAACTCAGCGGAGGAGCTGTATGCTGAGATACGGGACAAAAACTTCAACGCCATAGGGGCTGCACTGAGCAAGAAGGCCAAGATCATCTCTGCTGCCTTTGAG GAGCGACATAATGCCAAAACAGTTGGCGAGATAAAGCAGTTTGTGTCCCAGCTGCCCCACATGCAGGCAGCACGGAGCTCGCTGGCCAATCACACCTCCATAGCTGAACTCATCAAGGACATCACCA CCTCAGAGGCCTTCTTTGATAACCTGACAGTGGAGCAGGAGTTTATGACTGGAGTTGACACAGACAAG GTTAACACATATATTGAGGACTGTATTGCCCAGAAGGATCCTCTGATCAAAATCTTGCGGCTGGTCTGTATGCAGTCAGTCTGCAACAATGGCCTCAAGCAGAAGATATTGGACTACTACAAGAGAGAGATCCTGCAG ACCTATGGATACGAACACATGCTTACCCTCAACAACCTGGAGAAGACAGGTCTTCTGAAGCCCCAGACAAGCACCAGGAATAACTACCCCACCATCAGGAAGACACTCAAACTTTGGATGGAGGATGCCAACGAACAG AACCCCAATGACATCTCCTATGTGTACAGTGGTTATGCTCCTCTCAGCATCCGTCTGACCCAGGTGTTGGCCAGGCCCGGCTGGCGCAGCATCGAGGAAGTTCTGAAGATGCTCCCTGGTCCACACTTTGAGGAGAGACAACAGCTGCCTGCTGGTCTCCATAAGAAAC GCCAGCAGGGGGAGAACAGGACCACCCTGGTGTTCTTTCTGGGAGGGGTGACTTATGCGGAAATTGCTGCCCTGCGCTTCCTGTCTCAGATGGAGGATGGTGGCACAGAGTACATCATTGCCACTACCAAGCTCATCAATGGTACCAGCTGGATCAAGTCTCTGATGGACCGCCCGGAGGCCCCCTGA
- the LOC129826338 gene encoding vacuolar protein sorting-associated protein 33A isoform X1 translates to MSAHLSYGRVNLNILREAARKELREFLHKCAGSKAIVWDEYLTGPFGLIAQYSLLKEHEVEKMFTLKGGRLPAADVKNIIFFVRPRLELMDIIAENVISEDKMHSPRDFHILFVPRRSMLCEQRLKEQGVLGSFINIDEYILDLIPYDGDLLSMESEGAFRECYLESDQTSLYHTAKGLMTLQALYGTIPQIFGKGECARHVANMMLRMKREFAGSQTQILPVFDSLLLLDRNIDLLTPLATQLTYEGLIDEVYGITNGYVKLPPEKFAAQKKQGEVGKDLPTEPKKMQLNSAEELYAEIRDKNFNAIGAALSKKAKIISAAFEERHNAKTVGEIKQFVSQLPHMQAARSSLANHTSIAELIKDITTSEAFFDNLTVEQEFMTGVDTDKVNTYIEDCIAQKDPLIKILRLVCMQSVCNNGLKQKILDYYKREILQTYGYEHMLTLNNLEKTGLLKPQTSTRNNYPTIRKTLKLWMEDANEQNPNDISYVYSGYAPLSIRLTQVLARPGWRSIEEVLKMLPGPHFEERQQLPAGLHKKRQQGENRTTLVFFLGGVTYAEIAALRFLSQMEDGGTEYIIATTKLINGTSWIKSLMDRPEAP, encoded by the exons ATGTCTGCGCACTTATCCTATGGAAGAGTAAATTTAAACATTTTGAGGGAAGCAGCGCGGAAGGAACTCCGTGAGTTTTTGCACAAATGTGCAGGAAGCAAG GCTATTGTGTGGGATGAATACCTGACTGGACCCTTTGGATTGATAGCACAATATTCCTTGCTGAAG GAACATGAGGTGGAGAAGATGTTCACCCTCAAAGGGGGGCGTCTTCCTGCTGCTGACGTGAAAAATATCATCTTCTTTGTTCGTCCCAGACTGGAACTGATGGATATTATAGCTGAGAATGTCATCAG TGAGGATAAGATGCATTCCCCACGTGACTTCCACATCCTGTTTGTGCCCCGGCGGAGCATGCTCTGTGAGCAGCGGTTGAAGGAGCAGGGGGTCTTGGGCTCGTTCATCAACATAGACGAGTACATCCTAGACCTCATCCCTTATGATGGAGACTTGCTCTCCATGGAGTCTGAGGGGGCCTTCAGG GAATGCTATCTAGAAAGTGACCAGACAAGTCTGTACCACACCGCCAAGGGCCTTATGACTCTCCAGGCTCTGTATGGGACCATCCCCCAGATATTTGGGAAAGGGGAGTGTGCACGG CATGTAGCTAATATGATGCTTAGGATGAAGAGGGAGTTTGCTGGCAGTCAGACTCAGATCCTGCCTGTGTTCGACTCACTGCTGCTGCTGGACCGCAACATAGACCTGCTTACCCCTCTGGCCACACAGCTCACCTATGAGGGCCTCATTGACGAAGTTTATGGAATCACCAACG GTTATGTGAAGTTGCCTCCGGAGAAGTTTGCTGCCCAAAAGAAGCAGGGTGAGGTGGGTAAAGACCTGCCCACGGAGCCCAAGAAGATGCAGCTCAACTCAGCGGAGGAGCTGTATGCTGAGATACGGGACAAAAACTTCAACGCCATAGGGGCTGCACTGAGCAAGAAGGCCAAGATCATCTCTGCTGCCTTTGAG GAGCGACATAATGCCAAAACAGTTGGCGAGATAAAGCAGTTTGTGTCCCAGCTGCCCCACATGCAGGCAGCACGGAGCTCGCTGGCCAATCACACCTCCATAGCTGAACTCATCAAGGACATCACCA CCTCAGAGGCCTTCTTTGATAACCTGACAGTGGAGCAGGAGTTTATGACTGGAGTTGACACAGACAAG GTTAACACATATATTGAGGACTGTATTGCCCAGAAGGATCCTCTGATCAAAATCTTGCGGCTGGTCTGTATGCAGTCAGTCTGCAACAATGGCCTCAAGCAGAAGATATTGGACTACTACAAGAGAGAGATCCTGCAG ACCTATGGATACGAACACATGCTTACCCTCAACAACCTGGAGAAGACAGGTCTTCTGAAGCCCCAGACAAGCACCAGGAATAACTACCCCACCATCAGGAAGACACTCAAACTTTGGATGGAGGATGCCAACGAACAG AACCCCAATGACATCTCCTATGTGTACAGTGGTTATGCTCCTCTCAGCATCCGTCTGACCCAGGTGTTGGCCAGGCCCGGCTGGCGCAGCATCGAGGAAGTTCTGAAGATGCTCCCTGGTCCACACTTTGAGGAGAGACAACAGCTGCCTGCTGGTCTCCATAAGAAAC GCCAGCAGGGGGAGAACAGGACCACCCTGGTGTTCTTTCTGGGAGGGGTGACTTATGCGGAAATTGCTGCCCTGCGCTTCCTGTCTCAGATGGAGGATGGTGGCACAGAGTACATCATTGCCACTACCAAGCTCATCAATGGTACCAGCTGGATCAAGTCTCTGATGGACCGCCCGGAGGCCCCCTGA